The region GACCGATCCGGCGGCTTTCGCCCCGAGGCGTTCGGCCTGGGCCTTCGCCTCGTCGCGGCTCATGGTTTCGAGCTTGCCGGTGAAGACCACGGTCTTGCCCGCCACCGGGCTGTCGAGCGTTTCGACCTCGTAGCGCGGCGGCGAGACTTCGGAGAGCAGGTCGTCCCACACCTGCTTGTTGTGATCCTCGTGGAAGAAGTCGCCCAGCGCCTCGACCACGGCTGAACCGATGCCATCGATACTGGTAAGCATGGCCGCCGCATCCTCGTCGCCTGCGTGCGCTTTCTCGGCCGCTTCGCGCAGGGCGGGAAGCTCGTGGAAGTTCTTCATCAGGTCGCGCGCGGTAACCGCGCCGACATGCCTGATGCCCAGCCCGAAGAGTAGCCGCGCGGCATCGGGCTCGCGCTTGCTTTCCACGGAGGCCAACAGGTTATCCACAGACTTGTCCTTCCACCCCTCGAGCGCAAGGATCTCCTCGCGGCGCTGGCGCAGGCGGAAGATATCGGCCGGGCTTTCGAGCCAGCCGAGCGCGAAGAACTGGTCGATCGTCTTCTCGCCCAGCCCCTCGATATCGAGCGCGGCGCGGCTGACGAAATGCTTCAGCCTTTCAGTGCGTTGTGCCGGACAGATGAGACCGCCCGTGCAGCGCACATCGACCTCGCCCTCCTCGCTCACCGCCTCGCTGCCGCATTCCGGGCAGTGGTCGGGAAAGACGAAGGGTTCGCGGTCCTCGTCGGGCGTCACATTGCGCACCACCTGCGGGATCACGTCGCCTGCACGCTGGACGACGACCCTGTCTCCGGGACGCACGCCAAGCCGCTGGATTTCATCGCGATTGTGGAGCGTGACATTGGTCACCGTCACCCCGCCGACGAGCACGGGCGCGAGCCGCCCGACCGGGGTCAGCTTGCCGGTGCGGCCGACCTGGATATCGATGCTTTCCAGCGTGGTTTCCGCCTGCTCGGCAGGGAACTTGCGCGCGATGGCCCAGCGCGGTGCCTTGGCGACGAAACCGAGGCGCTGCTGCCAGTCGAGCCGGTCGACCTTGTAGACGACGCCATCGATTTCATAGGCAAGATCATCGCGTTGCTCGAGAATCTTCGCATAATGCGCGAGCATCTCGTCGAGGTCCTCGACCCGGGTGAAGAGCGGCGAGATGGGAAAACCCCACTCCTCGATACACGCGACCACATCGGCCTGCGTCTCTCCCGGAATGTCCGACGCGGCGCCCCAGCCATGTGCCCAGAACCTGAGCTTGCGCTCGGCAGTGACGTTGGCGTCCTTCTGGCGCAGCGATCCGGCGGCGGCATTGCGCGGATTTGCGAAGAGTTTGCCGCCTGCTTCCTCCTGCCGGGCATTGAGCTCGGCAAAGGCGCTGCGCTCCATATAGACCTCGCCGCGCACCTCGAAGATGTCGGGCGCGCCATCGGGCAGCGCCTGCGGGATGTCGGCGATATGCGCGACATTCGCCGTCACATCCTCGCCCACCTGCCCGTCGCCGCGCGTTGCCGCGCGCACCAGTCTGCCCTGCTCGTAGCGCAGCGAGCAGGACAGGCCGTCGATCTTGTCCTCCGCGGTGAAGGCGACCGGCTCGTCTTGCGCCAGGTTCAGGAAGCGCCGCACCCGCCCGACGAAGTCTGCGACCTCCTCGTCGTTGAAGGCGTTGTCGAGGCTCATCATGCGAACCTCGTGCGTCACCTTGCTGAGCGGCGAGGCGGCGATTTCGTGCCCGACCTGCCGCGACGGGGAATCGTCGCGGACGAGGTGCGGGAATGCCGCTTCCAGTTCCGCATTGCGGCGGACCAGCGCGTCGAATTCCGGGTCGGAGATCTCCGGCGCATCGTCGGCGTGGTAGAGCCGGTTGTGATGCGCGATCTGTTTCGCGAGCCGCATCAATTCGTTGGCGGCATCGGCGTCGGTCATGTCCACAGGGGCGGATTGCTTGATTCCCATGGCCCACGCTATGCATGAGCCAGGGCACGGGGAAAAGTGCCGCCAGCGTGGGTCGCTCAATCGGAAGGGGGAAACCGATGATCGACCGCGTTCTCAAAGCCATCATCACCGCGAGCGTAGGCCTCATGGCGCTGCTCTACGTCGCGCATAATATCGCCAACCTGCCACAGGCGTTCGACTTCTTCGTCTACACGACCAGCCATACCGACCAGGAGGCCTATCCGGTCACCATCCTGCCGGTGCCGCCGAAGTTCCTGATCGTCGCCGGGATGATCGTAGTCTTCGGCCTCGAATTCCTTGCCGGCCTCGGCGGATTGTTCGGTGCGTGGAAATTGTGGGGCATGCGCAATGCGAGCGCCGCGGAGTTCGAAGCGGCCAAGAAATGGGCCAAGATCGCCATGGGCGCGGCAGTGCTCAACTGGTGGGGCCTGTTCCAGGGCGTCGCGATCGCAGGATACCAGCTATGGCAGATGCCGCTCGGGCAAGGTCCGTTCGACGGATCGTGGGTCTATGGCGGGATGGCGATGATGACGCTGATCTACCTCGGCCAGCGCGAAAGCGAACTTGCGAGCTAGCTGCCCGTAACCTGGATATCGAGCTCCTCGCGCCGGATGCGCCATTCGCCGCGCTGGAAACGCACGCGGTAGTAGCTCCAGCCGTGCTGGCCGTTCGCGTAATAGCCCGCCCAGCCGAGGCAGTTGTCGGGCGTCTCGCAGGAGAAGTCGTGCACGTCGAAGATCGCCGCGGGCTGGCCCGTATCCGAGGCGACGACATCGCGCGGGCCCTCTCGCTCGCATCGCGAGATCGGCGATAGCGCGGGAAAGCGCGCGATAAGGGTCCGTTCGATTTCCGGGTCGAGGGCTTCGGAGCGTGACCACGGTTCGTGAACCGTCAGTCTCGTGGAAGCGGCACACACGACCTCATAGGGGCGCTCGTCCCGCGCAAAATACTCCGCCAGCCGGTATTCGAGCAGCGCGAGGCGCGGTGTATCGATATCGGAGTAGAAGCCGGTCTCCACCTCGGGAAGGACCGTCGCATAGCGTTCGAGATACGGGGAACAGGCCGACAGCAATGTCGCCGTCCCCAACAAACCGAATGTGAGCGAACGCTTCGTCATCCCGGTCGAACGCCCGGAATTGCAATAAGTGCCTGAGCTTACGCCTTTTCGAGCAGCCGGTCGGCCTGCGCACGCGCTTCCGGCGTGACTTCCGCGCCCGACAGCATGCGGGCGATTTCTTCCTGCCGCCCGCTCTCGTCGAGCAGGACGACGCTCGTCTTCGTGACCGTGCCTTCGGAGGACTTGGCGATCATGTAATGCGTGGCGCCGCGCGCCGCGACCTGCGGGCTGTGTGTGACGGCGAGAAGCTGGCCATCGGCTGCGAGCCTTGCGAGCCGCTCGCCGATCGCGCTGGCGACTGCGCCGCCGACACCGCGGTCGATCTCGTCGAAGATCACCGTCGCCGCCCCGCCCTGTTCGGCCAGCGCGACCTTCAGCGCGAGGATGAAGCGCGACAGCTCGCCGCCGCTCGCAATCTTGTTGAGCGGCGCGAAGTCGGCACCCGGGTTGGTCGCGATGAGGAATTCGACCGCGTCCATCCCGCCTGCGCCCCATTTCTCTTCCGGCAGTTCGGCAATCGCGGTCTGGAAGCGCGCGGCATCGAGCTTGAGCGGCGCGAGTTCGGCGGCAACCGCCTCGTCCAGCTTCTTCGCTGCCGTCACCCGGTCGGCATGGAGCTTCTCGGCCGCATTGCGATAAGTGACCGCCGCTTCCTTCGCGGCGATTTCGAGCGCGTCGATTTCAGCTTCGCCGCCTTCGATGGCATCGAGCGCTGCGCGCATTTCGCGCATCTTCTCCGGCAGTTCGTCGACCTGGCAATTGTGCTTGCGGGCCAGCGCACGCAATTCGAACAGGCGCGTTTCCGCCGCATCGAGCGCCGCCGGGTCG is a window of Erythrobacter sp. HKB08 DNA encoding:
- the ligA gene encoding NAD-dependent DNA ligase LigA, whose amino-acid sequence is MGIKQSAPVDMTDADAANELMRLAKQIAHHNRLYHADDAPEISDPEFDALVRRNAELEAAFPHLVRDDSPSRQVGHEIAASPLSKVTHEVRMMSLDNAFNDEEVADFVGRVRRFLNLAQDEPVAFTAEDKIDGLSCSLRYEQGRLVRAATRGDGQVGEDVTANVAHIADIPQALPDGAPDIFEVRGEVYMERSAFAELNARQEEAGGKLFANPRNAAAGSLRQKDANVTAERKLRFWAHGWGAASDIPGETQADVVACIEEWGFPISPLFTRVEDLDEMLAHYAKILEQRDDLAYEIDGVVYKVDRLDWQQRLGFVAKAPRWAIARKFPAEQAETTLESIDIQVGRTGKLTPVGRLAPVLVGGVTVTNVTLHNRDEIQRLGVRPGDRVVVQRAGDVIPQVVRNVTPDEDREPFVFPDHCPECGSEAVSEEGEVDVRCTGGLICPAQRTERLKHFVSRAALDIEGLGEKTIDQFFALGWLESPADIFRLRQRREEILALEGWKDKSVDNLLASVESKREPDAARLLFGLGIRHVGAVTARDLMKNFHELPALREAAEKAHAGDEDAAAMLTSIDGIGSAVVEALGDFFHEDHNKQVWDDLLSEVSPPRYEVETLDSPVAGKTVVFTGKLETMSRDEAKAQAERLGAKAAGSVSAKTDLLVAGPGAGSKLKKAQELGIEVVDEAGWAEIVAAAG
- a CDS encoding DUF2165 family protein, with the translated sequence MIDRVLKAIITASVGLMALLYVAHNIANLPQAFDFFVYTTSHTDQEAYPVTILPVPPKFLIVAGMIVVFGLEFLAGLGGLFGAWKLWGMRNASAAEFEAAKKWAKIAMGAAVLNWWGLFQGVAIAGYQLWQMPLGQGPFDGSWVYGGMAMMTLIYLGQRESELAS